A stretch of DNA from Ciona intestinalis chromosome 8, KH, whole genome shotgun sequence:
TCGACTAATGTACGGTCAAGAGAGGTCGCGTTAGTTGCAATGTTAATTGACAAATATTTACTTAAGTATTTACTTTAACCGTGTACCTTTTTTTATCAGGTTTCgtttagtttaaattcattcaaattAAGTTCATTTAGTTATATAGCTGactaaaaactttgttaattttgaatttaCAACGACTGAAAATTTACCCTTTGATCTTTAACCCAACTCACTGAAAAAAGAAGTTCAAGGCATCAAAATGAAACGCAACCGAAACCATCACAAAAAAGTGATCGGAAGGAGGCCCCGACTGTCACTGCCGGTGCTTCTTAAAATCTGTCTATTTTACGTCTATCTCAGCTTTACGCCTGTGAAAAGTAAGTCGgattttttagaatttaaatgttacatAAGAGAATGTGTTTTACTAGCTTGTGTCTTGTTTCAGGTTATAAAACCAAGCAATCCATAGCCCAGGGAACGAAACAAACCGTTTGCTACGAACAGCTCGGCTGTTTCTCTAGTCTGCCCCCATTTTCACCAACAATGCCACTCCCAATGTCTCCACACAAGATTCAAACGGAATATTACTTAAGAACGAGGCAGAATCCAAACGTCGATCAACCAATTATTCCAGAGGCGAGCAATCTTACCAATTCCTTGTTTGATCCTACCAAACCGACAAAGATAATTATCCACGGTTATGTGGTAAGTTTTTCAACAATCAAAACAGTGCTGTTTACTGCATTCGTTGTAGTTGCATTGTGTAATATTGTGTTTTCGCTACAGCTGTTGGTGGCCAACTTTCCAGAATGGGTTCCTCAAGTCACCGAAACGATTTTATATCAAGAAGACGTTAACGTTATACAGATCAACTGGGTAAAAGGCGCCCATGTTGAATACGACAACGCTGCTTCAAACACGCGTCTGGTAGGAGCACAAGTTGGTTTTCTTATCAAAATGTTAATGGTAAGTTTATAAACAGGCCTCAGAAGTTGataaaatgataattttttatttattcattttccaGGAGGTGCGTAACGCTCGCGCTGAAAACTTTCACCTTGTCGGCTTCAGTTTGGGTGCACATGTAGCAGGGTTTGCCGGTAAAACGGTACAGCAAGCCGGGAAGAGGCACACCGTTGGACGAATAACCGGTTTAGATCCGGCCAACCCGGGATTCAATTCTGACAACTCGTCCGTCAGACTCGACCGTTCTGACGCAAAATTCGTAGATGTTATTCACACAGACACTCACACCATGTTAAATATGGGTAAGTCGAAACGTTTTGTGTTGTAACGAATGCGTTGCCAACAATATCTCTGAATACTTGCTGTAACAAGATACGTACCTGGTAACACAACAGAACAAAGCCTCGATCACTCTTTATTTATTGTCGCGCGCCTTTTGAAGTAAATTGACTCTTGGTGCGCGGGAAACGTAGTTTAACGTTGGATTTTAACACAGCTTCTGGAATGAACCGAAACTTGGGCCACGCCGACTTTTACCCGAACGGAGGAGCTTACCAAACTGGTTGCAGTGCGTGGAAAGATGACTCCACCTGGGTATCAGGTAAGAAGCTGCCTTTCTTTGAATTGTAACATAACTGCACCATATTGAATATAAACGAGTGTCGAGGCGTTTTAGATTGAATTGCCCGCTGTGTGCTATGGCAGCTATGCTACCGCGGTTTCTTCGAACCCAAAGCGAAACAGCTGAGATCGTATGGCGTTTTCAACAGACAGAAACATAGCGCTTGGTATATGCTTAATGGCCACAACAGTTCGAATATAGCATATCGTGTGCGTCACTAGCTTGGCTGTTCAAATGATAGCGACCCTCGGATAAGCTCGATCAAAATAGCCTTGAGCTCAATCTATCGTCGCTGCTAGCGATTCTCACATAGGTCGGGTCAACTTGTTTTGAGGCATTTCGTCGTCCAACATACTTTAAAGCGGAGTTCCCCGATTTAGTAATTGATAGGACGCATTTCGGATAAACTATAAGCGATATCGagtttgttttacacacatGCCATCGGGCGTTGGGATAAGTCCTTGAAACGCATGTTACGAACATGCCACACACGAGTATATCACGTGTTTTCATTTAACGACCTCTAGTCCAAACAAGCTAGTTTACTTTAGATAAGCGGTGACGTGGCCATTCATTCAGCGGCGAGTTTGGTTATGGAGTGTCTTATGGATCTTAGTATGCATCGCGCAAACGGGAAAACCTTTGACTGGAGTTACAGCCACAATTCCTTAAAGGGAGATTGCGGTACAAAACACGCCCAAGTCAAAAATCACGAGAGT
This window harbors:
- the LOC100177584 gene encoding pancreatic lipase-related protein 2 is translated as MKRNRNHHKKVIGRRPRLSLPVLLKICLFYVYLSFTPVKSYKTKQSIAQGTKQTVCYEQLGCFSSLPPFSPTMPLPMSPHKIQTEYYLRTRQNPNVDQPIIPEASNLTNSLFDPTKPTKIIIHGYVLLVANFPEWVPQVTETILYQEDVNVIQINWVKGAHVEYDNAASNTRLVGAQVGFLIKMLMEVRNARAENFHLVGFSLGAHVAGFAGKTVQQAGKRHTVGRITGLDPANPGFNSDNSSVRLDRSDAKFVDVIHTDTHTMLNMASGMNRNLGHADFYPNGGAYQTGCSAWKDDSTWVSAVTDSTTCDHLRATQLFKESINATGSEHFMSAYRCDSYEKFKRGVCLRCSGNNGKGRNRCRRMGYWATPPHGKQNQVQYYLTTSGHAPFTVKHYQVQIHWRNDTATYSNVNIEGFKAKLYLTLHGERGSTTEIALNDGATFQVIAGKTTRFLVTQDTAQDIGEIQRVTFRWERPTCWTWFFCPTENIHLKRIKIFDAEEQRRYVYLPLGKDREGRIRSYEIKPDEQFELLRSSYIRSLFPGKYRSLNKEEAWVNRVRPPLVRVPKRPRPSSGQLDTDATNNRLPGPIATSPPEGDHETVV